The DNA sequence TGGAACTTAAAAATTCAtgtaagataattttttaatgtcttttggtCTTTACGGAAAATGTGTTGAAACATAGTTGTgtttagtcattttttttttctttttttctgttattgttttgtttaatttttgtaaCTCATATTAATTATGAAGTTTTGTTGTATACTGTATGATATTAATCCACCCTATGCTCTTAAATTGATCTTTCTTTCTGAAGATCTGATCTTCCAAAAGATTCCACTGACAAAGATATTTCTACATTAAAGTTTCTTCATAAGTTTTTGGATGAAGTGGCTTTTTAAAGTATTTTCATGAAAAATTAGTAGGATTTATATGCTGTACTTTAATACACCACAATTATATGACACACTTCTATTACTGCAACGACTACTTAGATTATGGAAAatttaactaaatttatttgtttggtagTCCTACATGTTTTgagttacattttttttttttttttcactttccttTGTTTTAGTTTTCTTAAATCATTTGACTCCACTAATGGATGTTAACTATATGCATTATAacccttatttttattttttattattatttctttcggTTTTCACACCTATGACTATGCACAGCATTTTGTTTGTGCTTGTACTCTCATTCTTGGACTCAAGGATACTCCTGAAGGAGTTGAGGATCGAAGGAAGACTTAATCGGGTGGCTACAGTCAGTGTATTGGCATATCTAATCTTTGAAACTTGAAATATTTTTTGTGATGGATTTACTAGTCTTGAAATTGTTGTACTCATTTTGGTGGCTCATTTGCTTCCATTTTCAGTTTCCCACTGGGATAGATTCAGAAAGGTTCATTCATGCACTTGAGCTTCCTCAAGTCCAAGAGAacgttaaaaatataaaagaaacatTTGCTGGCAGGgaggtaaataaaaatatttactgcATGTTGATATATTTGGGGGACAAATGCATTCCTCTTAAAGGATACATATTTATAGTCTcttgaaaattgatatatatatatatatatatatattactgagGCTACTTTGAATCATCTTACGGTTTTAGATACATGATGACTTATTATTAAAGCATTGGTTGTTCAAATAgtcttttgtttaaattttgttaaaccCTGCTCATAAACTGCTAGCATGGAATTTCTGGGCATATCATTAATAATTGAAAGGTAGAAGAGATAGTTCTATCTTTTTCCTTCCTACTTTTGATGAACAGTTGAAAGACAGttattcttttttgttgttCGGAAGTTGAGAGATGTCTGCTTGTTCAACTTACCTTTTGTTCTgatatacaattttaatattgaaattgttTGACATGACAGGTAAGGTTAGGTGTTGATCTCCTTGATATGATTAAAGGAATTCTTCAAAAGATATTGGCATTTGAACAGTTCATCAAAGAAACCGTGCTTGGCAGAAACATATGTCCTGGAATTATATGCCTCTACCTTAAAATTCTCTTTCAAGTGATTCTTGTTCTGTTGGTTATAAATGCAGTAGGCCACTCTAATGCTTCCATTTGTTGAATGTCTGTGTACCATGCATCATCCAGATTCATAATGCTAGCTTATCTAAATTGTTGATCTTGATTATGAGATGTTTGCTGCATACTTGGGCTATTCAAGTCTtagtactttttattttaactattaCTACCATGCAGAGTGGTTCTACTAATTAGATATGGTTCTCAAAAACAAATAGTTTGCTAGCACTGGGTGTTATACATCTGTTTGAATGATACAGGCCCCTACTTCAATTTGGTAGTCACAACGCATGTGAGACTGCAGAATAATtgtggtggtttcaaattatttCCGTGCTTTTCTATGCATTTTTAGAAGTTCAAAGTTCTTTGGTTACTTCAAAAGTTCAATAGAGATTTCAGTACTGGTTTCTTTGTGTCAATCAATCTTGGgttgttcaaatatttatttatgtgttaaagTAATTTGGAGGATGTTAAGCTTTGGAGGCAGTGTATACAGATGTCCATGTtcctaaatttttaattttttgaagggCCCCTGTCCATGCCCCTTTTTGGCCGCTGTCCATACTCAATACAGTTACTAACAGGTGTAATGAAGGGCCAGGGTAACCTAAATTGAGATTAAAGATCAGGGATTCCTAAATGCACATGAGAATATTGAGAACGGTGCATCTTTGGCAGGGATACTTGATGAATAAGATGAGAGAAATCTTCAATTATCAGATTTAATTGCATAAAACATAGGAACTACAAATTGGGTTTAGGAAttacaaccaaaaaaagaaaaaaaaaaaaaaaaaaaaaggagtaaattattattattattataggaaATGACCTTTTTATCGATAGGAAATCAGTATAAACAATTTCGTATCCTCAGGAGGATACGAAATcctcaaatttttcaaatacagaaaaaaaataaaaaataaaaaaataaagaagaagaagaagttgtaACAACATaagacaataataaaaattaaaaacatataagcTCCCCATGACATATTTCCAACttagaaacccataaagatgCTAAAGCTTTGAGAAAGCTTATCTTCATTGCTCATCTGTCTTCAAAAATTCTATTGTTCCTTTCAATTTGAATTACCCACAGCATGGATAAAACAATAAACTTCCACATCACCTTGGCCAAATTATTAGTACCAAAACCAATTGGTTTTTCCACCATTAGTGACCCACAGAATTTAAGAAATGCCCAACAAACCAGTTTACGCAAGCGTTATAAGGGTGATAATGTTTGTAGTCTGCTATTTGGCAAGGCGCTTTAGGAATCTGCTATTGATTGGTGGCATCTTAGTCTCTGtatgtatttat is a window from the Ziziphus jujuba cultivar Dongzao chromosome 11, ASM3175591v1 genome containing:
- the LOC132799967 gene encoding alpha,alpha-trehalose-phosphate synthase [UDP-forming] 56 kDa subunit-like isoform X2, coding for MDVNYMHYNPYFYFLLLFLSVFTPMTMHSILFVLVLSFLDSRILLKELRIEGRLNRVATFPTGIDSERFIHALELPQVQENVKNIKETFAGREVRLGVDLLDMIKGILQKILAFEQFIKETVLGRNICPGIICLYLKILFQVILVLLVINAVGHSNASIC
- the LOC132799967 gene encoding alpha,alpha-trehalose-phosphate synthase [UDP-forming]-like isoform X1, with the protein product MDVNYMHYNPYFYFLLLFLSVFTPMTMHSILFVLVLSFLDSRILLKELRIEGRLNRVATVSFPTGIDSERFIHALELPQVQENVKNIKETFAGREVRLGVDLLDMIKGILQKILAFEQFIKETVLGRNICPGIICLYLKILFQVILVLLVINAVGHSNASIC